A region from the uncultured Bacteroides sp. genome encodes:
- a CDS encoding glycoside hydrolase family 9 protein, which yields MIRRITQLLLFLSILNNMSVSGQTLLSQNAKFEKQLYKSGLIHQPLPLDTANSFEANGWKKKVIRSVPLTKPKSMEGWSHSGIGSMSLSVEKTISGNGSIKLQFPTSTGKRAVGSKSDPDYATYGNSCVTYSLKGSNLEKYNRIEFYIYPDCDGTRVVNMNLTFVNDNTTIEKGYNEPSGSHLINLVNKTWNHCFLEIAEYQRDKVMEISFNTTLKGKDMTMGDSAIYYIDDINLQTIENPEKVSGWIPSDGKIIYSTTGYELNGPKTAIVNTNYSIYSNHFQLIDSTNGKVVYEGKINNDTTTIGQFGLIDFTAFNRRGEYQLKIGRLETPGIRIGKDIWVDSQWKALNFIFCQRCGYPVPGKHATCHVDLFSKHDGRSISYSGGWHDAGDLSQQTLQTGDVTFALLEAYNKAKKKNVPLAMRLLEEAEWGLNFILKNRYGDGYRASSMGLLIWEDGIFNTIDDISSVRVQDLSFDNFLYAGYEAYASETIDSDPMLQEYLLNVAEKDFAFAMEKHKKDGYGGFLYLYEHSYNTSESQYMATISWSASMLYKLTQKPYYAKIAAEYIRFVLDCQCTKPLNDKDGTCGFFYRDKSRKSIVHYVHQSREQVYMQAMSLLCDTQKNHPDYQKWAASIKLYGDYLKGLMKYTKPYGMVPSGVYQTEEYKDSASFYSLHIMPPADAGKLYIAQLNKGIKLDNEHFVKRFPVWFSIFNGNNSVLLSTGKSAAICGQFLNDKELLNIGREQLYWMVGKNPFGQSLIYGEGHNYPQMNSFSSGEITGEMPVGIRTLGNDDIPYWPQTNNACYKEVWVTTAGKWLSLVAEY from the coding sequence ATGATTAGAAGAATAACACAGCTCCTCTTATTTCTCTCTATTTTAAATAATATGTCCGTTAGTGGGCAAACATTACTTAGTCAGAATGCTAAATTTGAAAAACAACTTTATAAAAGCGGATTGATTCACCAACCATTGCCACTGGACACAGCCAATTCATTCGAAGCAAACGGCTGGAAAAAAAAGGTGATACGAAGCGTCCCTCTGACCAAGCCTAAAAGTATGGAAGGATGGAGCCATTCCGGAATTGGGAGCATGTCTTTAAGCGTAGAAAAGACAATTTCCGGAAACGGAAGCATTAAATTACAATTTCCTACCAGTACGGGAAAAAGAGCTGTCGGCTCCAAATCCGATCCTGATTATGCCACATATGGAAACAGCTGCGTGACCTATAGCCTGAAGGGTAGCAACTTGGAAAAATATAACCGGATAGAGTTCTATATTTATCCGGACTGTGACGGAACGCGTGTAGTAAATATGAATCTGACATTCGTAAATGATAATACCACCATAGAAAAAGGATATAATGAACCAAGCGGTTCACATCTGATCAATCTGGTTAATAAAACATGGAATCACTGTTTTCTCGAAATAGCCGAATACCAGCGTGATAAAGTAATGGAAATAAGTTTCAATACCACTTTGAAAGGGAAAGACATGACCATGGGCGATTCGGCTATCTACTATATAGACGATATTAACTTGCAGACCATCGAAAATCCTGAAAAAGTGAGTGGATGGATACCTTCCGATGGGAAAATAATTTATTCGACCACGGGTTATGAGTTAAACGGTCCAAAAACAGCAATAGTCAACACAAATTACTCTATATATAGTAACCATTTTCAGCTAATAGATTCAACAAACGGAAAAGTTGTTTATGAGGGGAAAATCAATAATGATACCACCACCATTGGGCAATTCGGACTCATTGATTTTACTGCCTTCAATCGCCGGGGAGAATATCAACTAAAAATAGGTAGATTGGAAACGCCTGGTATTAGGATAGGAAAAGACATTTGGGTAGATTCACAATGGAAAGCTCTTAACTTTATCTTTTGCCAACGCTGCGGATATCCGGTTCCGGGCAAGCATGCGACTTGTCATGTCGATTTGTTTTCAAAACACGATGGACGTAGTATCTCTTATTCGGGCGGCTGGCACGATGCCGGCGATTTATCACAACAGACTTTACAAACAGGAGATGTAACATTCGCACTTCTTGAAGCATATAATAAGGCGAAAAAGAAGAATGTTCCCCTTGCCATGCGCTTACTTGAAGAAGCGGAATGGGGGCTGAATTTTATTCTAAAAAATCGCTATGGAGACGGATACCGTGCCAGTAGTATGGGGTTGCTCATCTGGGAGGATGGTATTTTTAATACAATAGATGATATCTCATCAGTACGTGTTCAGGATCTGTCATTCGATAATTTCTTATATGCGGGTTATGAAGCTTATGCTTCCGAAACGATAGACAGTGACCCTATGTTGCAGGAGTACTTACTCAATGTAGCAGAAAAGGATTTTGCTTTTGCTATGGAGAAACATAAAAAAGATGGTTATGGAGGCTTTTTATATCTTTACGAGCATAGCTATAACACATCCGAAAGCCAATATATGGCAACCATATCATGGTCTGCCAGCATGCTCTACAAACTTACACAGAAACCTTATTATGCAAAGATAGCCGCAGAATACATTCGCTTTGTTCTTGATTGTCAATGCACAAAACCTCTAAATGACAAAGATGGAACTTGCGGCTTTTTCTATCGGGATAAATCAAGAAAATCGATTGTTCACTACGTTCATCAATCTCGTGAGCAAGTTTATATGCAAGCCATGTCTCTTTTGTGTGACACACAAAAGAACCATCCGGATTATCAAAAATGGGCTGCATCCATAAAACTATATGGAGATTATCTGAAAGGTTTGATGAAATATACCAAACCATACGGAATGGTACCAAGCGGTGTGTATCAAACCGAAGAGTATAAGGATTCTGCCAGCTTTTACAGTCTTCACATCATGCCTCCTGCCGATGCCGGCAAGCTGTATATAGCGCAATTAAATAAAGGAATCAAACTTGATAATGAGCACTTTGTAAAACGATTCCCTGTATGGTTCAGTATTTTCAATGGCAACAACAGTGTCCTGCTTTCTACAGGGAAATCGGCTGCTATCTGCGGTCAGTTTCTTAATGACAAGGAACTGTTGAACATAGGACGAGAACAACTCTACTGGATGGTCGGGAAAAATCCATTCGGGCAATCATTAATTTATGGGGAAGGGCATAATTATCCGCAAATGAATAGCTTTTCATCAGGCGAAATTACCGGAGAAATGCCGGTAGGTATTCGAACCTTGGGGAATGATGATATCCCTTATTGGCCGCAAACAAACAATGCATGTTACAAAGAAGTATGGGTCACTACGGCTGGAAAATGGCTATCACTCGTTGCTGAATATTAA
- a CDS encoding C2 family cysteine protease, translated as MNHVNLSMVKKRLTRGSWMANMKKIVVCSALLLPLGFFSGCSDDSDETGPSTFLYWVLEEDNQNMPSSGLIISQYSDSPAESDIRKIVDNDVNTNYVTPHSKFYIVWNGNKNIAVNYYTLTSASDASEKDPKSWTFYGSNDNNIWIPLDKQSDQAFSGRQEKKAYQFENGTAYKYYKLAIESNGGGTSTQIAEWTLEGNVPTNINDLMEFSSGDTYDASTPMGNHYANKHVTTEADRTWLKNAENEPSELTSNSSLHLTNFIVENLYPYGTPKPADVNQHGIGDCSALAIFASMAYMYPNFIKSIIQDNGNQTYTVAMFDPQGESIEVTVSSKFLADSNGNIGAASGKNNQITWATILEKAVMKWNYIYQVNPDIGGIGSEHVAPLFTGNGSSFAFAPGKLTPEQLARAVDVSLSQGKIVVGGFTTADVSVGSYRTVTGHAYTLMYSTDATALFSMRNPWGTSPGSSDGKEDGVLNISDDGVVPPIIDLRIIDPGKAADSGLSTLQPYVPPVF; from the coding sequence ATGAATCACGTAAATTTATCTATGGTAAAAAAACGATTGACCAGAGGCTCTTGGATGGCAAATATGAAAAAAATAGTTGTCTGTTCAGCCTTGTTGCTTCCTCTTGGATTTTTTTCCGGTTGCTCGGATGACAGCGATGAAACTGGGCCCTCCACTTTTCTTTATTGGGTGCTGGAGGAAGATAATCAGAATATGCCTTCTAGCGGTCTGATTATTTCTCAATATTCGGATTCTCCTGCGGAATCGGATATTCGTAAGATTGTTGATAACGATGTAAACACCAATTATGTAACGCCGCACAGCAAATTTTATATTGTGTGGAATGGTAATAAGAACATTGCGGTCAACTATTACACGCTGACCTCAGCCAGTGATGCTTCGGAAAAAGATCCGAAATCATGGACTTTCTACGGATCAAATGATAATAATATATGGATTCCGCTGGACAAGCAGTCAGATCAGGCTTTTTCGGGAAGACAAGAAAAGAAGGCGTATCAGTTTGAAAATGGAACGGCATACAAGTACTATAAATTGGCTATAGAAAGTAACGGCGGCGGAACTTCTACCCAGATTGCAGAATGGACGTTGGAAGGAAATGTTCCGACCAATATTAATGATTTGATGGAATTTTCTAGTGGAGATACTTACGATGCGTCAACCCCGATGGGAAACCATTATGCCAATAAGCATGTGACGACAGAGGCGGACCGCACATGGCTGAAGAATGCGGAGAATGAACCTAGCGAACTGACTTCTAATTCCAGTTTGCATCTGACAAACTTTATCGTAGAAAATCTTTATCCTTACGGAACGCCGAAACCTGCAGATGTCAATCAACATGGTATTGGTGACTGTTCGGCATTGGCCATTTTTGCTTCGATGGCATACATGTATCCAAACTTTATTAAGTCTATTATTCAAGATAATGGTAACCAAACTTATACTGTTGCCATGTTCGACCCTCAGGGAGAGTCCATAGAAGTAACCGTATCTTCCAAGTTCCTGGCAGATAGTAATGGAAATATAGGAGCGGCATCGGGTAAGAACAACCAGATTACTTGGGCAACCATTCTTGAAAAGGCGGTTATGAAGTGGAATTATATCTATCAGGTAAATCCGGATATTGGCGGAATCGGTAGCGAACATGTAGCTCCTCTCTTTACAGGAAATGGCAGCAGTTTTGCTTTTGCTCCTGGTAAACTGACGCCGGAACAACTGGCTCGCGCCGTAGATGTTTCTCTTTCCCAAGGAAAAATTGTTGTGGGAGGATTTACAACAGCTGATGTGTCGGTTGGCAGTTATAGAACCGTTACAGGACACGCTTATACCTTAATGTATTCTACAGATGCGACAGCTCTGTTTTCCATGCGTAATCCATGGGGTACTAGTCCAGGAAGCAGCGATGGGAAAGAAGATGGTGTCTTGAATATCTCGGATGATGGAGTCGTTCCTCCTATTATAGACCTTCGGATCATCGATCCGGGAAAGGCGGCCGATTCGGGATTGAGTACGCTTCAACCGTATGTACCTCCTGTGTTTTGA
- a CDS encoding GH92 family glycosyl hydrolase: protein MRIGRSFILVLLCLVFLPGMAQTGKLTNYVNPFVGTDGYGNVYPGAQIPFGGIQISPDTDCKFYDAASGYKYAHTTLLGFSLTHLSGTGIPDLGDFLFMPGTGEMKLDPGTQEEPDKGYCSRYSHEKEWASPNYYAVELADYGVKAEMTSGVRSGMFRFTYPKAEKAFILIDMDHTLWQSCEWSNLRMLNDSTLTGYKLVKGWGPERHVYFAATFSKKLTGLRFMQDKKPVIYNTSRFRSSHEAWGKNLMVCISFDTHEGEEVIVKTAISGVSTDGAMRNIKELDGMTFNALKSKGEALWEEELGKYVLTADRKTKETFYTSAYHAALHPFIFQDSDGSFRGLDKNIEKAEGFTNYTAFSLWDTYRALHPWFNLVQQKVNADVANSMLAHYDKSVEKMLPVWSFYANETWCMIGYHAVSVLADMIVKGVKGFDYERAYQAMKTTAMNPNYDCLPEYRSMGYVPFDKESESVSKTLEYAYDDYSIAQAAGKLGKEADYRYFLNRSLSYQTLIDPETKYMRGRDSKGNWRTPFSPIAYQGPGSVNGWGDITEGFTVQYTWYVPQDVQGYINEVGEELFRQRLDELFTVELPEDIPGAHDIQGRIGAYWHGNEPCHHIAYLYNYLKEPWKCQKWIRTIADRFYGNTPDALSGNDDCGQMSAWYMFNCIGFYPIAPSSNIYNIGSPCVKAITVRMSNGKDIEMTADNWSPKNIYVKELYVNGKKYDKSYLTYDNVRDGVKLRFVMSSRPNYKRAVSDKAVAPSLSLPGKTMKYQRP, encoded by the coding sequence ATGAGAATAGGTAGAAGTTTTATTCTGGTTTTGTTATGTCTGGTCTTTTTGCCAGGCATGGCCCAAACCGGGAAATTGACAAATTATGTGAATCCTTTCGTGGGAACGGATGGTTATGGAAATGTCTATCCGGGTGCTCAAATTCCATTTGGCGGAATACAGATCAGTCCGGATACGGATTGTAAATTCTATGATGCCGCTTCTGGATATAAGTATGCACATACTACTCTGCTTGGATTTAGCTTGACGCATTTAAGCGGAACGGGGATTCCCGATTTGGGAGACTTTCTGTTTATGCCGGGCACGGGAGAGATGAAACTGGATCCTGGCACGCAGGAGGAACCGGATAAGGGCTATTGTTCCCGTTATTCGCACGAGAAAGAATGGGCGTCTCCCAATTATTATGCGGTGGAGCTGGCAGATTATGGTGTAAAGGCGGAAATGACCTCCGGAGTACGTAGCGGTATGTTCCGTTTCACTTATCCGAAGGCTGAGAAAGCATTTATATTGATAGACATGGATCATACGCTGTGGCAGTCTTGCGAATGGTCAAACTTACGGATGTTGAATGATTCTACCCTTACCGGCTATAAGTTGGTGAAAGGTTGGGGGCCGGAACGACACGTTTATTTTGCGGCAACTTTCTCGAAGAAACTGACCGGCCTACGCTTTATGCAGGACAAGAAGCCGGTGATTTACAATACCTCTCGTTTCAGAAGTAGCCACGAGGCTTGGGGGAAAAACTTGATGGTTTGTATCTCTTTTGATACCCACGAGGGAGAAGAAGTGATTGTGAAGACAGCTATTTCTGGTGTGAGCACGGATGGTGCAATGAGGAATATAAAAGAGTTGGACGGCATGACCTTTAATGCTTTGAAAAGTAAAGGGGAAGCTCTTTGGGAAGAAGAGTTGGGTAAATATGTGCTGACTGCCGACCGGAAAACAAAAGAAACGTTTTATACATCGGCTTATCATGCGGCATTGCATCCGTTTATCTTTCAGGATTCCGACGGGAGTTTCCGGGGGCTGGATAAGAATATAGAGAAAGCGGAAGGATTTACGAATTATACGGCTTTCTCTCTATGGGATACGTATCGGGCATTACATCCTTGGTTCAATCTGGTTCAGCAGAAGGTGAATGCGGATGTCGCAAATTCTATGTTGGCCCATTATGATAAGAGTGTTGAGAAAATGCTTCCTGTTTGGTCATTTTATGCCAATGAGACTTGGTGCATGATTGGTTATCATGCGGTGTCTGTGCTGGCGGATATGATTGTAAAAGGAGTGAAGGGTTTTGATTATGAGCGTGCCTACCAGGCGATGAAAACAACGGCGATGAATCCGAACTACGACTGTTTACCAGAATACCGTTCGATGGGATATGTACCTTTCGATAAGGAATCGGAGTCAGTTTCCAAAACACTGGAATATGCGTATGATGACTATAGTATCGCACAGGCAGCTGGTAAGTTGGGGAAAGAAGCTGATTATCGGTATTTTCTAAATCGGTCGCTTTCTTATCAGACTTTGATTGATCCGGAAACGAAATATATGCGCGGACGGGACAGTAAAGGTAACTGGCGGACACCATTTAGCCCGATAGCCTATCAGGGACCGGGTTCTGTGAACGGCTGGGGAGATATTACGGAAGGATTCACAGTGCAATATACCTGGTATGTCCCCCAAGATGTGCAGGGATATATCAATGAGGTTGGTGAAGAGTTGTTCCGCCAACGGCTGGACGAACTTTTTACGGTTGAATTGCCGGAGGATATCCCTGGAGCGCATGACATTCAAGGACGTATTGGAGCTTATTGGCACGGGAACGAACCTTGTCATCATATAGCCTATCTTTATAATTACCTGAAGGAGCCTTGGAAATGCCAGAAATGGATAAGGACGATTGCCGACCGTTTTTATGGCAATACGCCGGATGCGTTGAGCGGTAATGATGATTGCGGACAGATGTCAGCTTGGTATATGTTCAACTGTATCGGATTCTACCCGATTGCTCCATCCAGCAATATTTATAACATTGGTTCTCCTTGCGTGAAAGCGATTACCGTCCGGATGAGCAATGGAAAAGATATTGAAATGACAGCGGACAATTGGTCGCCAAAAAATATATATGTAAAAGAATTATACGTTAACGGTAAGAAATACGATAAATCTTATTTGACGTATGATAACGTTCGGGATGGAGTAAAACTTCGCTTTGTTATGAGCAGCAGGCCGAATTACAAACGGGCCGTATCAGATAAAGCGGTAGCTCCTTCGTTGTCATTGCCGGGAAAGACGATGAAATATCAACGGCCTTAG
- a CDS encoding basic secretory family protein, whose product MKKKYLLYAICLLTGMGACSASIKGQGEVAPYVWEHYSVGTVLFEDKAPETKGSDIYHRIIPDAESYIKEQARTVLSTLYDSPEDSIPPVSKIHYTLENIEGISAKGGDHGDITIFYSTRHIEKSFAENDTAKLFFETRGVLLHELTHAYQLEPQGIGSYGTSRSFWAFIEGMADAVRVANGGFGPNARPKGGNYMDGYRTTGYFLVWLRDHKDPEFLRKFNRSTLEVIPWSFDGAIKHVLGKEYNVDDLWHEYQVAVGDVQA is encoded by the coding sequence ATGAAAAAAAAGTATTTACTATATGCTATTTGTCTGTTGACGGGCATGGGTGCTTGTTCTGCAAGCATCAAAGGGCAGGGTGAAGTTGCACCCTACGTTTGGGAGCATTATTCTGTAGGAACTGTATTGTTTGAAGATAAAGCACCGGAAACGAAGGGATCGGACATTTATCACCGAATCATTCCGGATGCGGAATCGTATATTAAAGAGCAGGCGCGTACGGTGTTGTCTACGCTCTATGATTCGCCGGAAGATAGTATTCCGCCTGTTAGTAAGATTCATTATACGTTGGAGAATATTGAAGGAATTTCGGCAAAAGGTGGCGACCACGGAGATATTACTATTTTTTATAGTACGAGGCATATTGAAAAATCGTTTGCAGAGAATGATACGGCCAAATTATTTTTTGAAACGAGGGGGGTATTGCTGCACGAATTGACACATGCCTACCAGCTAGAGCCGCAAGGAATAGGTTCTTACGGAACTAGCCGGTCGTTTTGGGCTTTTATTGAAGGAATGGCGGATGCTGTGCGGGTAGCTAACGGTGGTTTCGGCCCGAATGCCCGTCCGAAAGGCGGAAATTATATGGATGGCTATCGTACAACGGGATATTTCCTTGTTTGGTTACGCGATCATAAGGATCCGGAGTTTTTGCGTAAATTCAACCGAAGCACTTTGGAAGTGATTCCATGGTCATTTGATGGAGCCATTAAGCATGTATTGGGAAAAGAATATAATGTCGACGATCTGTGGCACGAATATCAAGTGGCCGTGGGGGATGTGCAAGCATAA
- a CDS encoding GH92 family glycosyl hydrolase, translating to MKNRKKILLIAMVAVALPTMAQQSADYVNPIIGTNGMGHTFPGACTPFGAVQLSPDTDTIPHNVNGVYQKNVYEYCAGYQYRDKTIVGFSHTHLSGTGHSDLGDILLMPTVGDLRLNPGRADHPEEGYRSRFSHATEKATPGYYEVMLDDYGIKAQMTATQRVGIHKYTFPKDKDGHLLLDLSQGIYNYDGKVLWANLRVENDTLLTGYRITDGWARTNYTYFAISLSQPIRDYGYKDKVKPLYTGFWRRFNMEKNFPEITGRSIVAYFNFDTKQQPELVVKVALSAVSTEGAVKNLRAEASGKSFEQLAAAARMSWNNELDHFEIEGTPDQKAMFYTSLYHTMINPSVYMDVDGSYRGVDHNIHQAQGFTNYTIFSLWDTYRAEHPFLNLVKPERNADMIESMIKHQQQSVHGMLPVWSLMGNENWCMSGYHAVSVLADAITKGVFKNTGEALKAMVSTSTVPYYEGVDDYMKLGYIPLDKSGTAASSTLEYAYDDWTIYQTALNVGNKEVAEIYRKRALNYRNIYDMTIGFARPRYSDGSFKKDFDVLQTYDEGFIEGNSWNFSFHVPQDVFGMMDLMGGERKFVEKLDELFSMHLPEKYYKDNEDITEECLVGGYVHGNEPSHHIPYLYAWTSQPWKTQYWLRNILNKMYRNDINGLGGNDDCGQMSAWYLFSVMGFYPVCPGTNQYVLGAPYLPYLKLKLPNGNTLEIKAPGVSDKKRYVQSLKLNGVAYDKMYITHEDILKGGVLEFKMSSSPNKRRGLASEDKPYSLTNGIN from the coding sequence ATGAAAAACAGAAAGAAAATACTATTGATAGCCATGGTGGCAGTTGCACTGCCCACCATGGCTCAGCAATCGGCCGACTACGTAAATCCGATCATTGGAACGAACGGAATGGGGCATACCTTTCCCGGTGCTTGTACTCCGTTCGGGGCCGTGCAGTTAAGTCCGGATACGGATACCATTCCTCACAATGTGAATGGAGTTTATCAGAAAAATGTCTATGAATATTGTGCCGGCTATCAGTATCGTGACAAGACAATTGTCGGTTTCAGTCATACGCACTTGAGTGGGACGGGACATTCGGACTTGGGAGACATACTCCTGATGCCGACTGTCGGTGATTTGAGATTGAATCCCGGACGGGCAGATCATCCGGAAGAAGGTTACCGCTCCCGTTTTAGTCATGCTACCGAAAAGGCTACTCCCGGATATTATGAGGTGATGCTGGACGATTACGGTATCAAGGCACAGATGACGGCTACGCAGCGCGTGGGTATACATAAGTATACCTTTCCGAAAGACAAAGACGGGCACTTGCTATTAGATTTGTCTCAGGGAATCTATAACTACGACGGAAAAGTACTATGGGCAAACCTCCGTGTGGAGAATGATACTTTGCTGACCGGCTATCGCATCACCGATGGATGGGCGCGCACCAATTATACGTATTTCGCTATCTCTTTGTCGCAGCCCATTCGTGATTACGGATATAAAGATAAGGTAAAGCCATTGTACACAGGCTTTTGGCGTCGTTTCAACATGGAGAAGAATTTTCCTGAGATTACCGGGCGAAGCATTGTGGCTTATTTCAACTTTGACACAAAGCAGCAGCCGGAACTGGTAGTAAAGGTGGCACTTTCGGCAGTCAGCACAGAAGGGGCAGTTAAGAACCTACGTGCCGAGGCATCCGGAAAGAGCTTTGAGCAACTGGCGGCAGCTGCCCGGATGAGCTGGAACAACGAATTAGATCATTTTGAGATAGAAGGTACGCCGGATCAGAAAGCAATGTTCTATACTTCGCTCTATCACACAATGATTAATCCGTCGGTGTATATGGATGTGGACGGATCTTATCGCGGAGTGGATCACAATATTCATCAGGCACAGGGCTTCACGAATTATACGATTTTCTCTCTTTGGGATACGTATCGTGCCGAACATCCATTTTTGAATTTGGTGAAACCGGAACGTAATGCGGATATGATAGAGTCAATGATTAAACACCAACAGCAGAGTGTACATGGCATGTTACCTGTTTGGAGCTTGATGGGAAATGAAAATTGGTGTATGAGCGGTTATCATGCAGTCTCTGTATTGGCAGACGCCATTACCAAAGGGGTATTTAAAAATACCGGAGAAGCGTTGAAGGCGATGGTTAGTACTTCTACGGTGCCCTACTATGAAGGAGTGGACGACTATATGAAACTGGGCTATATTCCGTTGGACAAGAGCGGAACGGCAGCATCGTCAACGCTGGAGTATGCGTATGATGATTGGACAATCTATCAAACGGCATTGAATGTGGGTAACAAGGAAGTGGCGGAAATTTACCGAAAACGTGCTTTGAACTATCGTAATATTTACGATATGACGATTGGCTTTGCACGTCCTCGTTATAGTGACGGTTCGTTCAAAAAGGATTTTGATGTATTGCAGACTTATGACGAAGGGTTTATCGAAGGAAATTCCTGGAATTTCTCTTTCCATGTGCCGCAAGACGTATTCGGCATGATGGATTTGATGGGAGGAGAACGAAAATTTGTCGAGAAATTAGATGAATTGTTCTCTATGCATTTGCCTGAGAAGTATTACAAGGATAATGAAGATATAACGGAGGAGTGCCTGGTAGGAGGTTATGTGCATGGAAATGAGCCGAGCCATCATATACCTTATTTATACGCTTGGACTTCTCAACCTTGGAAAACTCAATACTGGCTACGCAATATTTTGAATAAAATGTATCGGAATGACATCAACGGATTGGGCGGTAATGATGATTGCGGACAGATGTCGGCATGGTATCTATTCTCTGTCATGGGATTCTATCCGGTTTGTCCAGGAACGAATCAATATGTACTGGGCGCTCCGTATCTGCCTTATTTGAAGTTGAAGTTGCCGAATGGAAATACGTTGGAAATTAAAGCACCCGGAGTTAGTGACAAGAAACGTTATGTGCAGTCTTTGAAACTGAATGGGGTGGCTTATGATAAGATGTATATCACGCATGAGGACATTCTAAAAGGAGGCGTGTTGGAATTTAAAATGAGTTCGTCGCCGAATAAAAGGCGTGGACTGGCATCGGAAGATAAACCCTATTCATTAACGAACGGAATCAATTAA